Below is a window of Blastocatellia bacterium DNA.
GGATGGAATGCCAAGCAGTTTGCTCACATGGTCCGGTGGGGAATGACGCCCATGCAGGCCATTCAATCGGCGACCATCAACGCCGCTGACTTACTGGGATGGGCCGATCGGGTAGGAGCCATCGCACCTGGGACATACGCCGATATCATCGCCGTCCGGGGGGATCCGCTTTCGGACATCAGCGTGCTGGAGCGCGTGGACTTCGTCATGAAAGGGGGCCGGGTTGTCAAAAACACTCTCAGCCAGTAGTTCCTGTTCGGTCGGTGTCGTTCGCCATGACCATGAGTCGCTCGTATCTTTTTGTTGAGTTTTCTCAACAAAAGATGCTATATTAGCTCCGGTTGTTCCAAGAAAGGCGGTGCGAGCGTTATGAACGATCAGTACGAGCAGTGCATCACATTCACGAGGAGCCATGAGGATGAGGAGATTCGGTCGCCAACTCGCGCTGATTCTGAGCGTTATTGTGGGATTCCATCTCTGTGGACCTCTGCGCTCAACGCCAGCCGCTGAGCCCTCCGTCCAATCGCGCCAGGCATCTTCCGGCAGGAAGAAGGTCAAGAAACCCTCACCCGTCCGCCGAGTTTCGCGGCGTCGCACGCGCCCATCCAGCCGTTATTTGCGGCTGGATGCCGCTTTGAAGAATGAGACGCGGCAGGCCATTGCCGAGGATGATCTCCGCGGAGAAGACCCCGAGGTCCGCCGGGCCGTCCTCGATGCCATGGGAGATTATGCGGGGACGGTCGTCGTCATGGACCCCCATACGGGGCGGATCTACAGCATCGTCAACCAGCGATGGGCGCTGCGGAAGGCGTTCAAGCCGTGTTCGACGATCAAGCTTCCGGTGGCTGTGGCGGGACTGAGCGAAGGACTCATTGATCCGAATGCCCTCGTTCCGCTGGGGCATCGTTCTCCGGCCCTCAATCTCACGGAGGCGCTGGCTCAGTCCAATAACCGCTACTTTGACGTGCTTGGGGCGCAACTGGGGCGAGAGAAAATCATCGCTTATGCCCGCGAGTGGGGATTGGGAAGTTGCACCGGCATCAATCTTCCCGGCGAAGTGCCGGGCAAACTCCCGCCGGAAAAACTCCCGGCATCATCCCGACGGCGGTCGTCCGCATCGCCGGCAGCGGCCGTCGGTCTCATGGCCAGTCACGGTGACGGCTTTGAGGTCACAGCCCTCCAGTTGGCGATACTCACATCAGCCCTTGCCAACGGAGGATACCTGTACCAGCCACAAGTGGTGAGATCGGAGGAAGAAGCGCGAAACTTTCGGCCTCTGTTAATTCGCCAGCTCAACCTCTCTGAGGAACATCGCCGCAGCATCATCGCCGGAATGGTGGGAGCTGTCCAGTACGGAACGGCCAAGTCGGCGTACGATCCGGCCATCCCCATTGCCGGAAAAACGGGAAGTTGTCGCAACGATACTCTGTGGACGGGCCTGTTTGTCTCTTTCGCTCCCGTCCATCGGCCTCAGCTCGTCGTCGTCGTGATCACCGAAGGACTCGGTCAGCGTGGTCCCATTGCCGCGCAGATCGCCGGGCGGATTTACCAGCGCCTGGCCCATCGCCTGGCTGATCGTCCCGTCGCGGAATCCCCGGCATCGGCAGCGACCGCTCTTCCGTCCTCGTCCTTCGCGCGTCTGTCTCTTCAGACTCTCTCCTGGATCCTCTCTCTGTTAATCCGGCTGAGTGGACCTCTGGGACTGTTCGGCTGACGTATCGGCACGTTTCTGTTCCCCCGGTTGTGCAGTTGCCGACGAGAGGCTCCGCGCAATTTTACTTCGCCGGCGAGCCTCTTCTATAATGACAGCCCATGTTTCGCGCTCTCATAACGACATGGGCTTTCGGAGGGACAAAATCTCACCCGCGGATGCATGCGGATCAGTTCGATCCGTTTGATCCATCCCTGGTGATCGTCGGAGGCAGCATCTGTGACTCGGCTCGCTGAGAGATTCGAGGCTATCGGTTTTTCGGAAATCGCTCGCATTCGGAATCGGATGCTCGAACTCGGCTCACGTCAGGCGGAAATCCACGCCTTTCACGGGGGAGAGCCGCTGTTTGATACTCCCGACTTCATCAAAGAGGCGGCCATTTGTGCGATTCGGGAGAATAAAACGCGATACGCGCCGTCGTCGGGCATCGCTCCGCTTCTTGAGGTCGTCGCCGACAAGGTTCGCCGCAAGAATAAAATTCCTGCCGAGCCCAGGGATGTGATTATTGTCAACGGGGGACTTCATGGATTGTTTTGCGCCTTCATGGTGACGGTCAATCCCGGCGATGAAGTTCTCGTGCTGTCTCCCTACTGGACGCCCATCAAGGACATCATCGCTTTGGCCGGAGGTCGCATTCGGTTGATCAGCACGGCCGAGGCGCGACGCGAGGGATTCGGACGCACGCTCAAGGCTGCCCTGACCGAAAAAAGCCGCGTCCTTTACATCAATTCTCCGGCAAACCCGACCGGCCTGGTG
It encodes the following:
- a CDS encoding penicillin-binding transpeptidase domain-containing protein; this translates as MRRFGRQLALILSVIVGFHLCGPLRSTPAAEPSVQSRQASSGRKKVKKPSPVRRVSRRRTRPSSRYLRLDAALKNETRQAIAEDDLRGEDPEVRRAVLDAMGDYAGTVVVMDPHTGRIYSIVNQRWALRKAFKPCSTIKLPVAVAGLSEGLIDPNALVPLGHRSPALNLTEALAQSNNRYFDVLGAQLGREKIIAYAREWGLGSCTGINLPGEVPGKLPPEKLPASSRRRSSASPAAAVGLMASHGDGFEVTALQLAILTSALANGGYLYQPQVVRSEEEARNFRPLLIRQLNLSEEHRRSIIAGMVGAVQYGTAKSAYDPAIPIAGKTGSCRNDTLWTGLFVSFAPVHRPQLVVVVITEGLGQRGPIAAQIAGRIYQRLAHRLADRPVAESPASAATALPSSSFARLSLQTLSWILSLLIRLSGPLGLFG